The window TGGAGGCGGTGTCCTTGACGGTGTCGGAGACCTTCGTGCCGGCCGAGTCCGACGTCGACGTACCGGAGCCGGACGCCGACGCCGAGGGCGCGGCGGACGACGGGGACGCGGACGGCGTGGGGCTCGCGGACGAGGTGCCGGAGTCCTTGCCGCCGCCGGTCAGGACGTCGCCGAGCGTGTCGCCGATGGTGTCCAGCAGGTTGCCGCTGCTCTGGGACGCGGACGGGGTGGGCGTGGCCGTGTCGCCGCCGGAGCCGGAGCCCTTGTCGGACGTGCCGGAGCCGGGGTCGGAGGAACCGGAGGTCGCGCTCGGCTCGGGGGTGCCCTGGTCGCCGGAACCTGAATCCGGCGAAGAGGTCTTGCCCGTGTCCTTGGCACCGCCGGCGTCCTTGCCGTCCTCGGCGTCGGTGCCCGGCGTGGCGGTGTCCGTCGGCTTCGTGCTCTCCGAGGCGGACGGCGACGGCGAGGCCGAGGTGTCACCGGAGTCGTCCAGCGCCTTGACGCAGTCCTTGTACTCGTCGGCCGTCAGGCTCTTGGCCGACGTCGAGGGGGACGGGCTGCCGTTGTCGGCCAGCGCGAGCGTGGAGGTGAACCCCATGCCCACGATCACCGCGGTCGGCATCGCCACGGAGGCTATCGCCTTGCCGGCCGGCATGTGGAACCTGGTGAACAGCGGCTTCCTGGGTGCCGCGTGGCGGGGACCGGTTCTCGCGCGGGACCCGTCCACATCGGTCCCGCGGATCGCCTCGTCAGCCGGCACTGTGCCTCCCGTTCGCCCCGTTGGCCGGGCTCGTTCCTGACAGGTCGTTCGTGCTCACCGGGTCCGGGCCCTGGTGGGACAGCGGAGCGAATCCGGCGTCGCCCTTGTCCGGAGCGGTCCCGGGGACCTCACCTGTGGCCGGGGCGGCCTCGGCGGCCGGTTCCGGCTGCTCGGTGGTGCCCGGCGCCCAGGCCACGGCCATCGCTCCACCGATGAGGGAGAGCAGGAAGCCCAGGACGAAGCCACCGAAGTTGGACACGGGGATGGACACCAGCGCGAGGAGGATCGCGGCGACTCCCGCGAAGGTCCGCACGTGCTTCTGGAACCAGAGACTGACGCCCAGGACGATCAGCAGCACACCGATGATCAGGGATCCGGCTCCCGCAGTGGTCGCCATCGCCAGCGTCAGATGGCCGAACTGCAGGTGGGCGTACGGGAAGTACATGATCGGAACGCCGCCGAGCAGGACGAACAGACCGGCCCAGAACGGACGCGTGCCCCGCCAGGCGCGGAACTGCTGCCTCCGGTGGGTGAACTGGCCGGGTGCGGCGGCAGGGGTCTCGGCGCTCATGGAAAACAGCTCCCTGGTGCGGTGTTGCTGTGGTGGTGATGTGTGCCGCGTGCGCGGACGCGGCCGGAGTGTGGGACGGGCGGGGGCGCCACCGGCTCCCCCGCCCGTCATCGAGTGCTTAGTAGCACTCCTTGACACCCGTCGCCAGCGACATGTGGAGACCGCTGAGCTTGAAGGTTCCGGCGGTGGTCGCCCACGCCGTCTGCTTCACGCCGACCAGCGTGGCCTTGTCGGCCTGCTGCGCGAAGCCGAAGGGGTTGGCCTGCTCGCCGCCACCCTTCATGCCCGGACCCTTGGAGGCGTCCTTCGCGGCCACACCGATGTCGATGTTGTCGAACGTCGCGTCGGCGTTGAGGTCGGCAACGTCGATGTAGATGTTGTCGGCCTGGACCTTGTCGTGGCCCTCGCCGCCGGCGCGCAGGATCAGGCTGACGTTGCCGAAGACCGGCACGTCGGGCGTGACCACGGACTGGCACAGGTTGGTGATCTCGGCGTGCTTGAACGCCGAGACGGCAACCGGGTGGGCCGTCTTCTTGCCGTCCATCGTGTAGCCGCTGTCGATGGCTCCGTACTGCTCGAAGCCGGTGCCGACGAGCGAGTCGGCGGACACCTTGAACGACTGGCCGGACACGCTGAACGAAGCGGCGAGAGCGCCCTGTGCGAGGGCCACACCTATACACGCCGTGGCGGCGACGCTGGGCACCATGACCACAGCGAACCGCTTCCATCTGGTCCCGCCACGCACCTGGGACTCCATATTTCCTCCTTCTCGGACGTACATCTCCTGGCCTGGACTCGCCCCGGTCGGCGGCTCAGCCAGGCAGGGATGGGAGAAGTGCTACGTCCTCGGGAAGGAGAGCGCCTGCACTCGGTGGCGCGAACCGCGCCCGAATCACCGGCGATCACCCCCGAGCGACAACCACTGGTCGCGCCTGACACGCATCACGCACAACCTTGCTGGACAGGCTTCGCCGGACGGCGAAGACCCCCCTGCCCAAGAGCCGGCGCCACTGCCGCCGGATCTGCTCGGTGGGGACCCAGAGTCTCCCGCGACCCGACCGGTTGTCGGGGTGCGGGAATGGACCGAGCGTCGCCGATCGTGGTGCATTCTCGGCCCGGGCACAAGGGGGTTCGTTACTGGCTAGTAACGGGCGGATAACCGGAGGACGACCGGCCGATCTCGGAGTGCGACGCTCGGTTGCATCGAGGGCCAGGGCAAAGCCGTTGATCCCTGGATGAAACCAGACAGATCAACGGCCTCGATTTACTCCGAGTAACAGCGGCCGCGATTACCAAGATTTGGCAAAGCGCGGCCGCCCTGACAGCTCGTCGGCGAATCTTTCACCCCGGCATCACAAGCCGGGGCGTTTAGCGACTGGTCAGAACAGGGCGCGCGCCAGCGCGCGGCGGGCCCCGATCACCCGCGGGTCGTCGAGGCCCACGACCTCGAACAGCTCCAGCAGGCGGCGCCGTACGGTGTCCCGGTCGTCACCCACGGTGCGCTGCACGGTCTCGATCAACCGCCCGAAGGCGTCGTCGACATGACCGCCCACCAGGTCCAGGTCGGCGGCGGCGATCTGCGCGTCCACGTCGGCCGGCTTCTCGGCGGCCTCCCGGCGCACCTTCTGCGGGTCGAAGTCCTGCACGCGCTGGAGCAGTTCGGCCTGCGCCAGGCCCAGCTGGGCCTCCGGGTGGGCCGGGTCGTCGGCCAGCACGTTCTTGTACGCCTGGATCGCACCGCCCAGGTCGCCCGCGTCGAGGGCCTGCGCGGCGGCGTTCAGCGTCGCCTCGTAGGGGCCCACGGGCGCCGCGGTCCCGGCGGCACCGCCGGCCTCGGCGTCCGGGTCGACGGTCAGGCCGGTCAGGCCGAACCGCTGCTCGGCGACCTGCACCAGCTGGTCCAGGGTCTCCCGGATCTGCTGCTCGGGGGTCACCCCCTGGAAGAGCGGCAGCGCCTGGCCCGCGACGACCGCGAACACGGCCGGGATGCCCTGCACCCCGAACTGCTGCATCAGCATCTGGTTGGCGTCGACGTCGATCTTGGCGAGGAGGAAGCGACCGGCGTACTCGACGGCCAGCCGCTCCAGGACCGGGCTGAGCTGCTTGCAGGGCTCACACCACTCGGCCCAGAAGTCGATGACGACGGGTACTTCGGCGGAGCGCTGCAGTACGTCGCGCTCGAAGCCGGCTTCGTCGACGTCGATGACGAGGTCGGCCGGCGAGACGGCCCCCGTCCCACCCTGCCGGGCGGCTTCGGCGCGCGCCTGCTCGGCCTTGGCCTTGGCCTCCTGGGCCGCCTTCACCGCGGCGAGGTCGACGACGCCGCTCATGGACATGTTCCGTGGCTGCATGCGTCTATCCTCCCCGTTCCGGCGCCGGAATGAAAAAAGCGATGTGCCGGCGCCGGGTCCCCACCCCACGCCGTGGTCGTCGCCCGTGTACGTCCCTCACGAGCTTTCGCTACGACCCGTAGCGTAATGGCATCGGGGCACCTCGCGACACCACACCCCGGTGATCTCCCTCACGACGCCACGGGAACCGCCGGTTTATGGTCAGTGGATGCAGAGCCGCACCCCAGCGGGCCGTACCGGCCGCCCGCGCAGCGCCGCCGCGGACACCGCGATCCTGGCCGCGACGCGGGAGGCGCTGGTCGAGCTGGGATGGTCCAAGCTCACCCTCGGGGACGTGGCGACGCGCGCCGGAGTCGCCAAGACCACGCTGTACCGTCGCTGGGCCGGCAAGAACGAACTGGTCGTGGACGCGGTGGCGGAGCTCTTCGACGAGCTCGAACTGCCCGACCGCGGCAGTCTCGCCGCCGACATCGAGGGCGTGGTTCTGCAGTTCGCGGCCATCCTGGCCCGGCCGGAGGCCAAGAGCGGTCTGATGGCGGTGGTCGCGGAGTCGACCCGTGACGACGCGCTGCGCGAGCGCATCCGCGCGTCGATCGTCGAGCGTCAGATACGGCTGGTTCTGGAGGGTCGGGAGCGGGCCCAGCGGCGCGGCGAACTCCCTCCGGAGCCGGACCCCGCCGAGGCGGCCCGCACGGTGGACCTCATCTTCGACGTCGTGGCGGGTGCGGTGGTGCACCGCACCCTGGTGAGCGGCAAACCGGCCGACGCGGACTGGGTGCACGACTTCACCCGGGTCCTGCTGCTCGGCCTGGCGGCGGCGGAACCGACCGCGGCCGAGTAGCCCGCCCGGCCCCGGCCGGCCGTGTGGCCGGGCCGGGTGGCGGGCGGGCCTGGTGGCGGGCGGGCCCGGCCGGCGTGTGCACCAGGGGGCGGCGCCCCTGGTGCGGGCCGGACGGCGCCGGGCTAGAAGCCGGCCGGTTCCGTGTACACGCCCCACTCCTCGCGCAGCACCCCGCAGATCTCGCCCAGCGTGGCCTCGGCGCGCACCGCGTCCAGCATCGGCTCGATCATGTTGGCGCCGGACCGGGCCGCGTCCAGCATCGCCGCCAGCGCGGAGCGCACCGCGGCGTCGTCGCGCGCCGCCTTCCGCTCGGCGAGCACCCGCACCTGCTCGCGCTCCACCTCGTGGCTGACCCGCAGGATCTCCAGGTCCCCGGTGACGGAGCCGGTGGCCACGTTGACGCCGACGACCCGCTTCTCGCCCTTCTCCAGGGCCTGCTGGTAGCGGAACGCCGACTCGGCGATCTCGCCGGTGAACCAGCCGTCCTCGATCCCGCGCAGGATGCCGGAGGTGATCGGGCCGATCGGGTGCCGCCCGTCGGGGTGCGCCCTCAGGCCCCGCTCCCTGATCTGCTCGAAGATCTTCTCCGCGTCCGCCTCGATCCGGTCCGTCAGCTGCTCGACGTACCACGAGCCGCCCAGCGGGTCGGCCACGTTGCCGACCCCGGTCTCCTCCATCAGCACCTGCTGGGTGCGCAGCGCGATCTCGGCGGCCTGCTCGCTGGGCAGCGCGAGGGTCTCGTCCAGCGCGTTGGTGTGCAGGGAGTTGGTGCCGCCGAGGACGGCGGCCAGCGCCTCCACGGCGGTGCGCACCACGTTGTTGTACGGCTGCTGCGCGGTCAGCGAGACCCCGGCGGTCTGCGTGTGGAAGCGCAGCCACTGGGCCTTGTCGCTCTTCGCGCCGTACACCTCCCGCATCCAGCGCGCCCAGATCCGCCGCGCGGCCCGGAACTTGGCGATCTCCTCGAAGAAGTCGACGTGCGCGTCGAAGAAGAAGGACAGACCCGGCGCGAAGACGTCCACGTCGAGCCCGCGCGAGAGGCCCAGCTCCACGTACCCGAAGCCGTCGGCGAGCGTGTACGCCAGCTCCTGCGCGGCCGTGGCCCCGGCCTCGCGGATGTGGTAGCCGGAGACGGAGAGCGGCTTGTAGGCGGGGATGCCGGCCGCGCAGTGCTCCATCAGGTCGCCGATCAGGCGCAGGTGCGGCTCGGGCTGGAAGAGCCACTCCTTCTGCGCGATGTACTCCTTGAAGATGTCGGTCTGCAGGGTGCCGTTGAGCACCCCGGGGTCGACCCCCTGCCTTTCGGCGGCGACCAGGTACATGCAGAAGACGGGCACGGCGGGCCCGCTGATCGTCATGGAGGTCGTGACGTCACCGAGCGGGATGTCCTTGAACAGGACCTCCATGTCGGCGGCGGAGTCGATGGCGACGCCGCAGTGCCCGACCTCGCCGAGCGAGCGCGGGTCGTCGGAGTCGCGGCCCATGAGGGTCGGCATGTCGAAGGCCACGGACAGACCCCCGCCGCCCGCGGCGAGGATCATCTTGTACCGCTCGTTGGTCTGCTCGGCGTTGCCGAAGCCGGCGAACTGGCGGATGGTCCAGGTGCGGCCGCGGTAGCCGGTCGGATGGAGCCCGCGCGTGAACGGGTACTCCCCGGGCCAGCCGATCCGCTCGAATCCCTCGTAGGTGTCGCCCGGTCGGGGCCCGTACACCGGCTCCACGGGGTCGCCGGAGAGCGTGGTGAAGTCAGCGTCGCGCTTGCGTGCGGCGTCGTAGCGGGCCTGCCAGCGGCGGCGGCCCTCGTCGATGGCGTGAGCGTCCATACCCTCGAATTTACTTGGACGTCCTAGTAAATGTCGATGGCTGACCGCCGTACGGAACTCGTACGGCGGTAAAACCTAGGCCTTGGCGACGGCCGGCGCCCGGCCGACGGTACCGGCCTCCAGCTCGCGGCTGATCCTGCGCTCGACGAAGAACGCGGCCGTGGGGATGGTGCCCGCGAGCAGCACCCACAGCTGCTTGCCGACCGGCCACTTCGCCTTGGACCCCAGGTCGAAGGCGAACACCAGGTAGACGACGTACAGCCAGCCGTGGGCGATGGCGACGACCCGCGTGAAGTCGGCGGCACCGCTCATGTCGAACCCGTACTTCGCGATCATGCTCAGGCACAGCAGCACCAGCAGGACACCGGTGGTGTAGGCCAGGACGCGGTAGCGGGTCAGCACGCTCTTCTTCATGCCCACGAGCGTAACCACCCGTTCCGGGAGATCTTGCCCCGGGTCACTCCTCGTCGAAGTCGTGTGCCGAGATCCGCAGCGGACGGAGCATCGCGAAGATCTCCTGGCACCCCTCCGCGTCGTACGCGCCCAGGCCGAAGTCCATGGACATGAGGTCGCGGGTGGCCGCGTCGACCACCTCGCGGCCCTTGTCGGTGATGACGGCGAGGGTGCCGCGGCCGTCGTTGGGGTTGGGCCGCTTGGCGACCAGCCCGGACCTGACCAGCCGGTCCACGGTGTTCGTGACGGACGTGGGATGCACCATCAGCCGCTCGCCGATCTTGGACATCGGCAGCTCACCGGCCTTGGAGAAGGTGAGCAGCACCAGCGCCTCGTAACGGGCGAACGTCAGCCCGTACGGCTTGACCACCGCGTCCACCTCGGCGAGCAGGATCTGGTGGGCCCGCATGATCGAGGTGATGGCGGCCATGGACGGCACGTTTCCCCAGCGCTGCTTCCAGAGCTCGTCGGCACGCGCGATGGGGTCGAACGGAAGGCTGAGTGGCTTCGGCACGTCATCAGACCCTACCGGCCGGTCATATGCCGGGCAGCCCCGTCTCGGCTTTCGGTCGCCCGGGCCGCCAGGGCCGGCCCGCAGCAGCACAGGACGCCCACCGCACCGGCCCCCACCACGGCCGCCCCGACGCCCGCCACCTCGGCCGCCACACCGGCGAGCGCCATGCCGGCGCCCTGGACCGTCGTCAGGCCCGCGCTCAGCAGGGTCATGGCCCGCCCGCGCAGCTCCTCGGGCACGGCCCGCACGAACCACTGGTCCAGGCCGAGGGTGTACGCGGACCCGGCCCCGGACAGCAGCAGGAGCAGCAGCGAGCCGGTGAGCCCCGGGTTGAGGGCGTAGCCGAGGTAGGGCAGCAGGGTCAGGCAGAGCAGGGGCAGCGCGACGCGTTCCCGGGCCGCGGGACGCAGCCGGGCCCCGGCGAACAGCTCGCCGGCCACCGTGCCGACGGGCAGGGCGCACATCAGCAGGCCGAGGCCGGTGGAACCGCTGCCGAGGGCGTCGGCGTACGGCGCGGCCAGCGCCTCGGGGACGACGGAGAACGCCGCCGGCACCCAGAACAGCAGGAGCAGCACCCGGACGCGGGGGCGGGCGAGCAGTTGCCGCAGGCCGGTGGGGCGTCGCCGCTCGGCCGGGTGCGGGCGGGCCGGTGCCGGGTGCCGAGGCGCAGCAGCGCCGCGGAGGCGAGGAAGGTACCGACGGTGATCAGCAGGGCGTGGCGCGGGGTGACCACGGCGAGCAGCAGACCGCCGAGGCCGTAGCCGACGAGCAGGGCGCTCTGGGCGACGATCCGCAGCAGGGAGCGGCCGAGCACGAACAGGTCACCGGCGCCGAGGACGTCGGCGAGGGTGGCCATGCGAGTGCCGGAGAACACCGGGGCGACGACGGGCTGTGGGCGGCACCGGCCGAGCGGACGCCCGAGGCGCTGGTACGGCTGCTGGGCCGCAACCGGCGGCCGTGCTGACCGCGCTCGACGAACCGGCCGGCACCACCGCCCTCGCCCACCGTCTGCGGCTCGCGCCGTCGTCGGTCTCCGCCCATCTGACCGTGCTGCGCGACGCGGGCCTGCTGACCGCCCGCCGCTACGGCCATCAGGTGCTGTACGAGCGGACACCTCTGGGGATGGCGCTGACGTCGGCGGGCTGACACCTCCTGGGTCAGCGGCTCTGCCGGCGCAGACGGTGGCGTACCGCTCGCTGCGCGACGGGGCCGAGTTCCTCCAGCGCGGTGACGAGGGCGCCCAGCCCCTCCAGGGCGTCGAGGGCCGCGTGGGCGCCCCGCTCGTCGACGCCCTCGTACAGTTCGATGCCGACGAAGGAGGCGGCGACGGCCCGGGCCAGGCCGGCGGGGTCGGTGAACTCGCCGAGGGGGGTCGCCGCGAGGACGCGGCGCAGCGCGCACTCGATCTCGGCGATCCACAGGTCGAGTCCGGCCGCGGTGGCGGGGCCGAGTCCGGCGTGGGTCTGGGCACCGGCGAGCAACTGGCCGAGGAGTGCCACGTGCCCCTCGGCCCGCTCCTGGTCGTGCATCTCGCGGCCGACGGCGAGGAGTTCGGACAGGGAGGTGACGGCGGCGAGCCGGTCCCGGTACTTGGCCACGGACTTCTCCGCGCCGTACCGGCAGGCCGCCGCCAGCAGTTCGTCCACCGAGCCGAAGTGGTAGAAGACCAGCGCCTGGTTGACGCCGGCCGCCGAGGCCACCGTACGGGCCGAGGTCTTGGCGATGCCCTGCTCGGTGAGGGTGCGCAGGGCGCCCTCCAGCAGCTTCGTCTTGGTCTCCTGGGACTTCGCCGTCTCCGGGCTCATGCGCGCACCTCCTCCCGCACGGGGCGCAGCCCCGGCCGTACCCCGAGGGTGCGGACGTCCGTGTACGAGGCCGTGAAGGAACCCTCGTAGCCGAAGAGCGGTCCGAAGAAGCGGTTGACCACCCGGACCCGGATGCGGAAGCGGCCGGTGTCCTCGTCGTAGGACTCGCGCACCTCGGCCGTGGCGCCGAGGAGTTCGGGCACGCGGACGTCCACCGGCCCTTCCCGGAAGCGGTGTTCGCCGGAGCGGATGAGCAGGGAGCCGTCGGGCTCGGCGCGCAAGTGCAGTTCGCTCGCGAGGTGCTGGTGGGTGCCGAGGTAGTCGAGGATGCGGTCACCCCGGGGGCCGAGCACCATCTGGGCGTCGAAACGGCGGCTGCGGCCGGGCAGTTCGAAGGTGCGCACGAAGCTCACCGTCTCACGCCCCGAGCCGTCGGTGTACGGCACGTTCTCGATCACGAAGGGGATGTCGCGGCCGGCCTCGGGGACCAGGATGTTGCGGGTGGCGCCCAGCGCCAGGAAGGGCTTCACGAACGCGGGTCCGTGCCAGACGCGGTCCATCACGCCCCGGCCGGTGCAGGCCTCGCCGCTCGCGAGGCCCACG of the Streptomyces sp. 1222.5 genome contains:
- a CDS encoding TetR/AcrR family transcriptional regulator, producing MQSRTPAGRTGRPRSAAADTAILAATREALVELGWSKLTLGDVATRAGVAKTTLYRRWAGKNELVVDAVAELFDELELPDRGSLAADIEGVVLQFAAILARPEAKSGLMAVVAESTRDDALRERIRASIVERQIRLVLEGRERAQRRGELPPEPDPAEAARTVDLIFDVVAGAVVHRTLVSGKPADADWVHDFTRVLLLGLAAAEPTAAE
- a CDS encoding DUF6114 domain-containing protein, whose translation is MSAETPAAAPGQFTHRRQQFRAWRGTRPFWAGLFVLLGGVPIMYFPYAHLQFGHLTLAMATTAGAGSLIIGVLLIVLGVSLWFQKHVRTFAGVAAILLALVSIPVSNFGGFVLGFLLSLIGGAMAVAWAPGTTEQPEPAAEAAPATGEVPGTAPDKGDAGFAPLSHQGPDPVSTNDLSGTSPANGANGRHSAG
- a CDS encoding TetR/AcrR family transcriptional regulator encodes the protein MSPETAKSQETKTKLLEGALRTLTEQGIAKTSARTVASAAGVNQALVFYHFGSVDELLAAACRYGAEKSVAKYRDRLAAVTSLSELLAVGREMHDQERAEGHVALLGQLLAGAQTHAGLGPATAAGLDLWIAEIECALRRVLAATPLGEFTDPAGLARAVAASFVGIELYEGVDERGAHAALDALEGLGALVTALEELGPVAQRAVRHRLRRQSR
- a CDS encoding tetratricopeptide repeat protein, giving the protein MQPRNMSMSGVVDLAAVKAAQEAKAKAEQARAEAARQGGTGAVSPADLVIDVDEAGFERDVLQRSAEVPVVIDFWAEWCEPCKQLSPVLERLAVEYAGRFLLAKIDVDANQMLMQQFGVQGIPAVFAVVAGQALPLFQGVTPEQQIRETLDQLVQVAEQRFGLTGLTVDPDAEAGGAAGTAAPVGPYEATLNAAAQALDAGDLGGAIQAYKNVLADDPAHPEAQLGLAQAELLQRVQDFDPQKVRREAAEKPADVDAQIAAADLDLVGGHVDDAFGRLIETVQRTVGDDRDTVRRRLLELFEVVGLDDPRVIGARRALARALF
- a CDS encoding DUF4166 domain-containing protein; the encoded protein is MTSMFETVMGAGFDRLHPRLRRRFSVGLASGEACTGRGVMDRVWHGPAFVKPFLALGATRNILVPEAGRDIPFVIENVPYTDGSGRETVSFVRTFELPGRSRRFDAQMVLGPRGDRILDYLGTHQHLASELHLRAEPDGSLLIRSGEHRFREGPVDVRVPELLGATAEVRESYDEDTGRFRIRVRVVNRFFGPLFGYEGSFTASYTDVRTLGVRPGLRPVREEVRA
- a CDS encoding methylmalonyl-CoA mutase, whose product is MDAHAIDEGRRRWQARYDAARKRDADFTTLSGDPVEPVYGPRPGDTYEGFERIGWPGEYPFTRGLHPTGYRGRTWTIRQFAGFGNAEQTNERYKMILAAGGGGLSVAFDMPTLMGRDSDDPRSLGEVGHCGVAIDSAADMEVLFKDIPLGDVTTSMTISGPAVPVFCMYLVAAERQGVDPGVLNGTLQTDIFKEYIAQKEWLFQPEPHLRLIGDLMEHCAAGIPAYKPLSVSGYHIREAGATAAQELAYTLADGFGYVELGLSRGLDVDVFAPGLSFFFDAHVDFFEEIAKFRAARRIWARWMREVYGAKSDKAQWLRFHTQTAGVSLTAQQPYNNVVRTAVEALAAVLGGTNSLHTNALDETLALPSEQAAEIALRTQQVLMEETGVGNVADPLGGSWYVEQLTDRIEADAEKIFEQIRERGLRAHPDGRHPIGPITSGILRGIEDGWFTGEIAESAFRYQQALEKGEKRVVGVNVATGSVTGDLEILRVSHEVEREQVRVLAERKAARDDAAVRSALAAMLDAARSGANMIEPMLDAVRAEATLGEICGVLREEWGVYTEPAGF
- a CDS encoding DUF3817 domain-containing protein produces the protein MKKSVLTRYRVLAYTTGVLLVLLCLSMIAKYGFDMSGAADFTRVVAIAHGWLYVVYLVFAFDLGSKAKWPVGKQLWVLLAGTIPTAAFFVERRISRELEAGTVGRAPAVAKA
- a CDS encoding DUF6230 family protein, with protein sequence MESQVRGGTRWKRFAVVMVPSVAATACIGVALAQGALAASFSVSGQSFKVSADSLVGTGFEQYGAIDSGYTMDGKKTAHPVAVSAFKHAEITNLCQSVVTPDVPVFGNVSLILRAGGEGHDKVQADNIYIDVADLNADATFDNIDIGVAAKDASKGPGMKGGGEQANPFGFAQQADKATLVGVKQTAWATTAGTFKLSGLHMSLATGVKECY
- a CDS encoding MarR family winged helix-turn-helix transcriptional regulator, which codes for MPKPLSLPFDPIARADELWKQRWGNVPSMAAITSIMRAHQILLAEVDAVVKPYGLTFARYEALVLLTFSKAGELPMSKIGERLMVHPTSVTNTVDRLVRSGLVAKRPNPNDGRGTLAVITDKGREVVDAATRDLMSMDFGLGAYDAEGCQEIFAMLRPLRISAHDFDEE